One part of the Magallana gigas chromosome 5, xbMagGiga1.1, whole genome shotgun sequence genome encodes these proteins:
- the LOC105323174 gene encoding bromodomain adjacent to zinc finger domain protein 2B isoform X4 translates to MEKKDKSSPKPSPNLFDNAAASSLLGVPPFGLPYAHIPSTFSLLGHYPAFPMSSLFGELGERGLASLPPGGALWTYGASNYDHNRYPDFFAGSLLGTSFTSPLFNLELPPNGAPLTIKIPDFTKFNVELSDKDKLSGKLGSASKAHSSSPSSKESPKASPKTVSKATSKAATTSSGIFSNSTNGRKTSTLATSGGGSLMTGKSLKAGRSLLAGNSLLAEKFKKSKLSSATSPSHTETNGTSFLSSESPRLVSPKQKHAREEQGLENGDHHPSEEDQSEDESLSSRFVVNGNQEDEEEGMDQELDSSRKNGPSIHIDGLKKKLIADQIRQRVQNKPIQSIRPSIMQPMKRGRGRPPKQSQTDSEDEPKDPDALKAQLNATLLKQELQLKKLREKHEKEQEALVAQNKNDLKAQLEANLRIQQMEVKLMKKQKQQELDLAVLYQKKQQELLKQGAKDKLKYQQEKSEQKKKELEDKKKKEIETTMKVQQLLKLSENERRTRVSGDRPVKGRSPSSMKINQLLQEKMNASSSKSEAESSNKMTVDEKLEAKVRAMLEEENSNMSGDSSDLESENENHGMMDSMSEISDSTNDHHSQYEEAGSSTSKRSADEMSEGGSPTKKPRVQMDEAALQIPLDNGFRRTTTIHAIGKRGFIGEVLYYGPCGKKMKTIPDVMRYLERNYIKEFGRENFSFNTRVKVGQFFEGQAGTSEIVKLTDEQVNERMSLIESKRQKLMKIKQMKGSRRQEKQNKQIQLAKQMMEQKLKKRMEQQEMAKRAAEFKIQKREEKQKMKDTARKIKESRGSDPPTPPSTSTSDWQSQMYCLPDNILSCDPNASASEKKMQKEQLRALREQEKHQRQEQMRLEREMRAQQILEFGSLQEREMKRHQAIIAKEQERERKRHHFMLVKAIEQQKKQAKDKLKEDRMMEKRLHREKKMEQRRLELQLARELKKPVEDMELKDHRVLPEFKRIPGCKLDAVTFGDILMVLEFVHNFQDALGFSEDTLPSLKSLQDQVMFATEEDGENFMSLTCHLLKYAVMEPGVPNPREATTCLGQKIADVAINENVVSEILRIFIIARNGKSNEMSDWLSSKPLESLTTPQKASVLAFLVNELLCGRHIVSEIERQLEHMGEIRRDKWVVEGKLRRLKAVQNKKFKSVPKPPPLDGESTSQMTSKKGSDDEDEKEEESGNESGGEDHPGANEGDGEDEEPQSYEECEKGIEKLQKQHAQYRAKVFKASHKVRAISLGQDRYKRRYWVLPTAGGVYIEGQESGYFDEEIQESCFKQEVKQEVKEEINEKVKVEVKEEVMDALKQEVKLESVEVKEEVKQEVKERKDILKIPVYKKEIRKDREECEAENVIKSEHLSADQCDSNQNSSPSEQTPTRSSENISNSVKLENSVPKCNGDDLSVPSTSRCNSAMCDSSDTSIHLQNSSCWKPGQSSSSSESDIKSIINSAHASPLISPYPAAPSPFFSPPISGASPSLLSGLSMSSTPTSSTPLPAHQQPKSSTPSVEAKHNFLSIDSLLKKDSTSSSASPSNKSSLFPSPMFPLVPMTPDQMMKSFGESSTQKPWFSILPRLPCDDLSMTHNSSQPSILPSPFQNSFLSPLSFHSFPAQSPSFSSFNVSQLFGTSDLSGMSLNSTAQSNDSFKIPNTPRTDTDTPSTSVLDQNESLLKELQGEAQPIPEEFKKGWWKISEEEHVRTVHRNLHPRGIREKSLQKSLQKCLEHACSSCNQENSEYYSLISDESEEEEEDEEDEEEEEEAEEKEEEKAEEEGTKGDKEEVEEKEEVKQKDKEEDKKEEKEIDKEEDKEEDADKKSSEDISSEKQENDEEKMETETETEVNPEDEVKRLANLSHQVELQVLEEVENLEERIASASLQVKGWKVPQRISEEADFTLVDRFNHEKLGPKEKYPLDAARDKLFCLEPNIERRYLKPPLCKQVQINLANITASTGLNDEDEDGDRPSDHIQVSQGLMMWRNAVAKASNPAQLSLCVSQLNNSISWEKSIMKVLCQLCRRDDNEAQLLLCDGCDQGYHTYCFKPKMDNIPDGDWYCYECISKATGEPCCVVCGKRMGRIVECDLCPRAIHLDCLNPPLPRMPRKWVCPACTANQGRKGKGRRSPKKKNKENNTSVRERKDSDAGNKSANESTPSEKPEKKRGKDQEKKKQAAEQSEDMTVCRLILTEMDKHDDGWPFLKPVNFKQFPAYKKYIRQPMDFTTMKNKLRDNQYKTRGDFAADVRLIFNNCQTFNEDDSEVGRAGHNMRKFFEVRWKQLLLTSPSSPSTNSNEEKMEEGGD, encoded by the exons ATGGAAAAGAAAGACAAAAGTTCCCCAAAACCAAGTCCCAACCTGTTTGACAATGCTGCTGCCAGTAGTCTCCTGG GTGTCCCCCCATTTGGCCTGCCCTATGCCCACATACCCAGCACCTTCTCCCTCCTGGGTCACTACCCAGCCTTCCCCATGTCATCCCTCTTTGGGGAGCTTGGGGAGAGGGGACTAGCCAGTCTCCCACCCG GTGGTGCCTTGTGGACTTACGGCGCCTCAAACTATGATCATAACAGATATCCGGATTTCTTTGCAGGCTCGCTTCTAGGTACAAGCTTCACAAGTCCGCTTTTTAACCTGGAGCTTCCCCCCAATGGGGCCCCACTCACTATAAAAATCCCAGATTTTACAAAGTTTAACGTAGAACTGTCAGACAAAGACA AATTGTCAGGAAAACTAGGTTCAGCCAGTAAAGCACATTCCTCATCGCCCTCTTCCAAAGAGTCACCAAAAGCTTCACCCAAAACTGTCTCCAAGGCAACCAGCAAGGCTGCTACCACCTCCTCTGGCATTTTCAGCAACAGCACCAATGGCAGGAAAACCAGCACCTTGGCAACCAGTGGTGGGGGCAGTCTAATGACAGGGAAAAGCCTGAAAGCAGGGCGCTCCTTGCTAGCAGGCAACAGTCTTTTAGctgaaaaatttaagaaatcaaAGTTGTCGTCTGCTACCTCACCTAGTCACACAGAGACCAATGGTACATCTTTCTTATCATCCGAGTCACCCCGTCTAGTTAGTCCAAAACAGAAGCATGCAAGGGAGGAACAG GGATTAGAAAACGGAGACCACCATCCAAGTGAAGAGGATCAGTCTGAAGATGAGTCTCTCTCAAGTAGATTTGTTGTCAATGGCAACCAGGAGGATGAGGAGGAAGGCATGGATCAGGAATTGGACAGCTCTAGGAAGAATGGTCCATCCATACACATTGATGGCCTCAAGAAGAAGCTGATAGCAGATCAGATCAGACAGAGGGTTCAGAACAAGCCCATACAGAGCATTAGGCCCTCTATAATGCAACCAATGAAGCGTGGTAGGGGGAGGCCTCCAAAACAGTCACAAACAGATTCAGAGGATGAG CCCAAAGACCCAGATGCTCTAAAGGCTCAACTTAATGCTACTCTGCTTAAACAGGAACTCCAGCTAAAGAAACTGAGAGAGAAACATGAAAAGGAGCAGGAAGCTTTAGTG GCACAGAACAAGAATGATCTAAAAGCCCAATTAGAAGCCAATTTAAGAATTCAGCAGATGGAGGTCAAACTGATGAAGAAACAAAAACAGCAGGAGTTGGACCTAGCTGTCCTG TATCAGAAGAAGCAGCAAGAGCTCCTGAAGCAAGGAGCAAAGGACAAATTAAAATACCAACAGGAGAAGAGTGAACAAAAGAAGAAAGAGTTGGAGGATAAGAAGAAGAAGGAGATCGAGACCACCATGAAGGTTCAACAGCTTCTGAAACTCTCAGAGAATGAGCGAAGGACTCGAGTGAGCGGGGACAGACCAGTCAAGGGGAGGTCACCCTCCTCTATGAAAATAAACCAG TTGTTGCAAGAAAAGATGAATGCCAGCTCCTCAAAATCTGAAGCAGAGAGCAGTAACAAGATGACGGTTGATGAGAAACTGGAGGCTAAAGTCCGCGCAATGCTGGAGGAGGAGAATTCCAACATGTCTGGTGATTCGTCAGACTTGGAGAGTGAGAACGAGAATCACGGAATGATGGACTCGATGAGCGAGATATCAGACTCCACCAATGACCACCACAGTCAGTATGAGGAGGCCGGGAGCTCCACGTCTAAAAGGAGCGCTGATGAAATGTCTGAGG GGGGATCTCCAACAAAGAAGCCCCGTGTCCAAATGGATGAGGCAGCTTTACAGATTCCTCTGGACAATGGCTTCAGACGCACGACCACCATCCATGCTATAGGCAAACGAGGCTTTATTGGGGAGGTTCTATACTATGGCCCCTGtggaaagaaaatgaaaacaattcctGATGTCATGAGG tatctTGAAAGAAACTATATCAAGGAGTTTGGAAGGGAGAATTTCTCATTTAATACCAGGGTGAAAGTTGGACAGTTCTTTGAAGGACAAGCAGGAACATCA gAAATAGTGAAGTTAACTGATGAGCAAGTGAATGAGAGAATGTCTCTGATTGAGAGCAAGAGACAGAAGCTGATGAAAATCAAACAGATGAAGGGAAGCAGACGAcaggaaaaacaaaacaagcagATACAGCTGGCGAAGCAGATGATGGAGCAGAAACTCAAGAAGCGCATGGAACAGCAAG AAATGGCTAAGCGTGCTGCAGAGTTCAAGATACAGAAGAGAGAAGAGAAACAGAAGATGAAGGACACGGCTCGTAAAATCAAGGAAAGTCGAGGTAGTGACCCCCCTACACCTCCCTCTACATCTACTAGTGACTGGCAATCACAGATGTATTGTCTACCAGACAACATCCTGTCATGTGATCCCAATGCCTCAG CAAGTGAAAAGAAGATGCAGAAGGAGCAGTTGCGGGCCTTGCGAGAGCAGGAGAAGCATCAGAGACAGGAGCAGATGAGACTCGAGCGCGAGATGCGGGCTCAGCAGATCCTCGAG TTTGGTTCTTTGCAGGAGAGAGAAATGAAGAGACATCAAGCCATTATAGCTAAAGAGCAG gaAAGAGAACGAAAACGCCATCATTTTATGCTGGTCAAAGCCATTGAACAACAAAAGAAGCAAGCT AAAGACAAGTTGAAAGAAGACAGAATGATGGAGAAGAGACTTcacagagagaaaaaaatg GAACAGAGAAGACTGGAGTTACAGTTAGCGAGAGAGCTGAAGAAACCAGTGGAGGATATGGAGCTAAAGGACCATCGG GTGTTGCCTGAGTTTAAGAGGATCCCTGGCTGTAAGCTGGATGCAGTGACATTTGGAGACATTCTGATGGTTCTAGAGTTTGTCCATAACTTCCAGGATGCCTTAGGTTTCT CGGAGGACACACTGCCGAGCCTGAAGTCCCTCCAGGACCAGGTGATGTTTGCGACGGAGGAGGACGGCGAGAATTTTATGTCCTTGACCTGTCACCTGCTGAAGTATGCGGTCATGGAGCCTGGCGTCCCCAACCCCAGGGAG GCAACCACCTGCCTTGGACAGAAGATAGCAGACGTAGCCATCAACGAGAATGTGGTGTCTGAAATCCTCAGAATCTTCATCATTGCTCGGAATGGAAAATCCAATGAA ATGAGTGATTGGCTGAGTTCCAAACCTCTAGAATCCCTGACCACCCCCCAGAAAGCCTCTGTCCTTGCATTCCTTGTGAATGAGTTGTTGTGTGGGAGACACATTGTCTC GGAGATCGAGCGACAGCTGGAACACATGGGGGAGATCCGCAGAGACAAGTGGGTCGTGGAAGGGAAACTCAGAAG ACTGAAGGCTGTTCAGAACAAGAAATTCAAGAGTGTGCCAAAACCACCGCCCCTGGATGGAGAAAGCACATCTCAGATGACAAGCAAGAAAGGCAGTGATGATGAGGACGAAAAGGAGGAGGAGAGTGGCAATGAGAGTGGAGGGGAGGATCATCCAGGGGCCAATGAGGGGGACGGAGAG GATGAAGAGCCACAATCATATGAAGAGTGTGAGAAAGGAATTGAAAAGCTTCAAaag CAACATGCTCAATACCGTGCTAAAGTGTTCAAGGCCTCACATAAGGTTCGTGCAATATCTCTGGGTCAGGACCGCTACAAACGCCGCTACTGGGTGTTACCGACCGCCGGGGGAGTTTACATTGAGGGACAGGAGTCAGGGTACTTTGATGAGGAAATCCAAGAAAGCTGTTTTAAGCAAGAAGTAAAACAGGAAGTGAAAGAAGAGATAAATGAGAAAGTGAAGGTGGAAGTTAAAGAAGAGGTGATGGATGCGTTGAAGCAGGAAGTCAAGTTAGAAAGTGTTGAGGTGAAAGAAGAAGTAAAACAGGAagtgaaagaaagaaaagacaTTCTGAAGATTCCAGTGTACAAGAAAGAAATCAGGAAGGATCGGGAAGAATGTGAGGCAGAGAATGTGATAAAATCAGAACACCTCTCTGCAGACCAATGTGATTCCAATCAAAATTCCAGTCCATCTGAGCAAACCCCAACTCGTTCATCAGAAAACATATCAAACTCTGTCAAACTGGAAAACTCAGTGCCCAAGTGTAACGGAGATGATCTCTCTGTGCCATCTACCTCCAGGTGCAATAGTGCAATGTGTGACAGCTCAGACACAAGTATCCATCTACAAAACAGTTCCTGTTGGAAGCCTGGTCAGTCTAGCTCCTCATCAGAGAGTGACATTAAATCCATCATCAATAGTGCTCACGCATCCCCATTGATCTCCCCCTACCCAGCTGCTCCATCGCCATTCTTCTCCCCGCCTATCTCAGGAGCTAGTCCCTCACTGTTAAGTGGTCTCTCAATGTCATCCACCCCCACCTCATCGACCCCACTGCCAGCTCACCAACAACCAAAGTCCTCCACTCCCTCAGTGGAAGCCAAGCATAATTTCCTCAGCATAGATTCCCTACTGAAGAAGGACAGTACCTCTAGCAGTGCATCGCCCTCCAACAAAAGCAGTCTGTTCCCGTCCCCAATGTTCCCCTTGGTTCCTATGACTCCTGACCAGATGATGAAATCGTTTGGTGAGAGTTCTACCCAGAAGCCTTGGTTCAGCATTCTACCCAGGCTGCCCTGTGATGACCTGTCAATGACCCATAATTCCTCACAGCCCTCAATCCTACCTAGTCCGTTCCAGAACTCATTTTTATCCCCTCTCTCATTCCACTCTTTTCCCGCTCAGAGCCCATCCTTCTCGTCTTTCAATGTGTCACAGTTATTTGGAACTTCTGACTTAAGTGGAATGTCCCTGAATTCCACAGCACAGTCCAATGATTCGTTCAAGATTCCTAACACCCCAAGAACAGACACTGACACTCCATCCACCAGTGTACTGGATCAGAACGAGTCCCTCCTCAAGGAATTACAAGGAGAAGCTCAGCCTATTCCAGAAG AATTCAAGAAAGGCTGGTGGAAGATTTCAGAAGAGGAGCATGTTCGAACAGTTCACAGGAATCTCCACCCCCGGGGAATCCGCGAGAAATCCCTGCAGAAATCCTTACAGAAATGTCTAGAGCATGCCTGTTCATCATGTAACCAGGAAAACAGTGAAT ATTATAGTCTGATATCTGATGAAAGTGAAGAGGAAGAAGAGGATGAAGAAGATGAGGAGGAAGAGGAGGAAGCAGAAGAGAAAGAGGAAGAGAAGGCTGAGGAGGAAGGAACCAAAGGAGACAAGGAGGAAGTAGAAGAGAAGGAGGAAGTAAAACAGAAAGACAAGGAGGAAgacaagaaagaagaaaaagaaatagaCAAAGAAGAAGACAAAGAAGAGGATGCGGACAAAAAGTCCTCAGAGGACATCAGTTCAGAGAAACAAG aaaatgatGAGGAGAAAATGGAGACAGAAACAGAGACTGAGGTAAATCCTGAAGATGAAGTGAAACGATTGGCTAATCTCAGCCACCAGGTGGAGCTACAGGTCCTAGAGGAAGTAGAAAATCTGGAGGAGAGGATTGCTTCAGCTAGCTTACAAGTAAAG gGCTGGAAAGTTCCCCAGAGGATTTCAGAAGAGGCTGATTTTACCTTAGTAGACAGgtttaatcatgaaaaattgGGTCCAAAAGAGAAATATCCACTGGATGCAGCTCGAGACAAACTTTTCTGTCTGGAACCGAATATTGAGAGACGCTACCTCAAACCACCTCTCTGTAAACA AGTACAGATTAACCTGGCCAACATTACGGCCAGCACAGGTCTGAATGATGAGGACGAGGATGGAGACCGGCCCTCGGACCATATACAGGTCTCTCAAGGCCTGATGATGTGGAGGAACGCCGTGGCCAAGGCCTCCAACCCCGCCCAGCTGTCTCTCTGTGTGTCCCAGCTCAACAACTCCATATCCTGGGAAAAGTCCATCATGAAAGTG CTGTGTCAGCTCTGTCGGCGAGATGATAACGAGGCTCAGCTCCTGCTGTGTGACGGCTGTGATCAGGGTTACCACACCTACTGCTTCAAG CCAAAGATGGACAATATTCCAGACGGAGATTGGTATTGTTATGAATGCATATCAAAG GCCACTGGAGAGCCTTGCTGTGTTGTATGTGGAAAGAGAATGGGCCGGATTGTGGAGTGTGATTTGTGCCCCCGAGCCATTCATTTAGACTGTTTAAACCCCCCTCTACCTCGCATGCCCAGGAAGTGGGTGTGTCCAGCATGCACAGCG